The following are from one region of the Methanobacterium veterum genome:
- a CDS encoding histidine kinase dimerization/phosphoacceptor domain -containing protein — protein sequence MDAKYINVLLIEDNPTDTALIREMLNEVRKHRFKLHNTRRLEDGLNYIEKNGADVLLLDLNLPDSFGFDTFLKAKERVPQIPIVILSAFDDEDVAINAVKGEAQDYLIKGKVDSSLLSRSISYAIERKAIEGELIRHRDHLEELVQERTIELQEANKKLKNEIEERKMAEDEIKTSLEEKNILLEEIHHRVENNLQTISNLMGLEYTQLNDKEPIEIYQESQNRVKTIALIHETLSRSEDFAIIDFNKYAHDLINHLFKSYTVDKNINAKIKIDGILLDIDTAVPCGLILNELVTNSIKHAFPSSYFEDRKLLKSRFTQPSNREFVNDQFKGQNDITGEINIFFTLDDGNFTLKVGDNGIGLPDDIDFRYAETSGLQLVNALVRQLDGLIDLEKDNGCEFKIIFRESSV from the coding sequence GCCGCCTTGAAGATGGATTAAATTATATCGAAAAAAATGGGGCAGATGTGCTGTTACTGGATTTAAACTTACCGGATAGTTTTGGTTTTGATACATTTCTAAAAGCTAAAGAAAGAGTACCTCAAATTCCTATCGTTATATTAAGTGCATTCGATGATGAAGATGTGGCAATTAATGCAGTTAAAGGTGAAGCACAGGACTATTTAATTAAAGGAAAGGTTGACAGCAGTCTTCTGTCGCGATCTATATCATATGCAATCGAGCGTAAAGCAATTGAGGGTGAATTGATAAGGCACAGAGATCATCTTGAGGAACTGGTTCAAGAAAGAACAATTGAACTTCAGGAAGCAAATAAAAAGCTTAAAAATGAAATTGAAGAACGTAAAATGGCTGAAGATGAGATTAAAACATCACTTGAGGAAAAGAATATACTCCTTGAAGAGATACACCATCGAGTCGAAAATAATTTACAGACAATATCTAATCTTATGGGACTAGAATATACTCAGCTCAATGATAAAGAACCTATTGAGATTTATCAAGAAAGCCAAAACCGTGTTAAAACGATAGCTTTAATTCATGAGACTCTATCTAGATCTGAAGACTTTGCAATAATTGATTTTAATAAATATGCCCATGATTTAATTAATCACCTGTTTAAGTCATATACAGTTGATAAAAATATAAATGCAAAGATAAAGATAGATGGAATTCTGCTGGATATAGATACTGCAGTTCCATGTGGTTTAATTCTAAATGAACTCGTCACCAACTCCATAAAACATGCTTTCCCATCGTCGTATTTTGAAGATCGTAAACTCTTAAAAAGTAGATTTACGCAGCCATCTAACCGTGAATTTGTAAATGATCAATTTAAAGGTCAAAATGATATAACTGGAGAAATAAATATTTTCTTTACTTTAGATGATGGTAATTTCACATTAAAAGTGGGGGACAATGGAATTGGCTTACCTGATGATATTGATTTTAGATATGCAGAGACTAGTGGGTTGCAACTGGTAAATGCATTGGTGAGACAGCTTGATGGGCTCATTGATCTTGAAAAGGATAATGGTTGTGAATTTAAAATTATATTTAGAGAATCCAGTGTATAG
- a CDS encoding DUF447 domain-containing protein — MQDLESVGMKKGLLYETIITTQNRNGVPNAAPIGVICKNKSEIVLNLFEGTHTLENIKANSKFVVNILKDPLVFVGCTTGDLSHDHFKKHGDVFYIKNTDAFFTASVIGTKEIEKEDNISKSKMTIIKADVNEVIIKKESVEPLNRAIFAIIESLVYLTRIKMVDENTAKEYLERIHEMSRTVNRVGSLDHKKAMQNILKYIEND; from the coding sequence ATGCAAGATCTTGAATCTGTGGGAATGAAAAAGGGATTACTCTATGAAACAATTATAACCACTCAAAATAGGAACGGAGTGCCAAATGCAGCCCCTATAGGAGTTATCTGCAAAAATAAAAGTGAAATCGTGCTGAATCTTTTTGAAGGAACCCACACTCTTGAAAACATAAAAGCGAACTCCAAATTTGTTGTAAATATACTAAAAGATCCTCTAGTTTTTGTAGGTTGCACCACTGGAGATCTTTCTCATGATCATTTTAAAAAGCATGGTGATGTGTTTTACATTAAAAATACAGATGCGTTTTTTACTGCAAGTGTAATCGGCACTAAAGAAATTGAAAAAGAAGATAATATCAGCAAATCCAAGATGACAATAATAAAAGCCGATGTAAATGAAGTTATTATTAAAAAAGAAAGTGTTGAACCTTTAAACAGGGCCATTTTTGCGATAATAGAATCACTTGTTTATTTAACAAGAATTAAAATGGTAGATGAAAATACTGCAAAAGAATATTTAGAACGAATTCATGAAATGTCAAGAACTGTAAACCGTGTTGGAAGCTTAGATCATAAAAAAGCGATGCAAAATATTCTAAAATATATTGAAAACGACTGA
- a CDS encoding GMP synthase subunit A — protein MKILVINNHGQYNHRIHRTLHYLKIPSELIPNSTSIDQINEKEPVGLILGGGPSIERTGNCFEYVKELDYPILGICLGHQIIAKAYGGEVGSAGMESYAKIEITIKEENDIFKGLGDTMKVWTSHKDEVTKLPEGFKLLATSPICEIEAMKHETKPLYGIQFHPEVHHTENGPKLLENFYEFCKNYSSQ, from the coding sequence ATGAAAATACTTGTTATAAATAATCATGGACAGTACAATCACAGAATCCATAGAACATTACATTATCTAAAGATTCCTTCAGAACTAATTCCGAATTCAACATCTATTGATCAAATAAATGAAAAAGAACCCGTAGGTCTCATACTGGGTGGAGGACCATCTATAGAAAGGACTGGAAATTGTTTTGAATATGTTAAAGAACTGGATTATCCTATTTTAGGGATTTGCCTTGGCCATCAAATAATAGCAAAAGCTTATGGTGGAGAAGTAGGATCTGCAGGGATGGAAAGTTATGCAAAAATTGAAATTACCATAAAAGAAGAGAATGATATCTTTAAGGGACTTGGAGATACCATGAAAGTCTGGACATCTCATAAGGATGAGGTTACAAAGTTACCTGAAGGTTTTAAACTGCTTGCAACATCTCCAATTTGTGAAATTGAAGCGATGAAGCATGAAACTAAACCGTTATATGGTATACAGTTCCACCCTGAAGTTCATCATACTGAAAACGGGCCTAAACTACTTGAAAATTTCTATGAATTTTGTAAGAATTACTCAAGTCAGTAA